From one Helicoverpa zea isolate HzStark_Cry1AcR chromosome 10, ilHelZeax1.1, whole genome shotgun sequence genomic stretch:
- the LOC124633675 gene encoding organic cation transporter protein-like: MVTDSPPKAEDITTKVIGDFGKWQLKISILMAVLKLPIAWYQLNIIFMAPPQDFWCAKPAPFSRYSDEEWRKICMPHVEPYPCLIFDPDLLSIDTNMDKTLIPLVPCKQFVYDKSVFTRTITSDWDLVCSRHWLTHLCQCVMMWGIVIGGIIFGIWADKYGRQPPLMIAIILQGTTSFIASVLPWYPVFLVNWFILALASGGIGIISFVISMEVVSGKWRTLIPVIYQLPFGFGNAVMAGLAYWLRDWRKLEFALATLSSLYILYWFWVPESPRWLLATGRTEEAIAILKDVTRYNGKYVSTKYIRKLVNEHQEQKQQDPGFMSFLRSKNMRQKTYLLSMNWFCTGLAFYTFSQYLGSLGGNIFMAVATTGIISTLGGLTCIFIISKVGRKTTVGIYQSVTASCFVLILLIPRGSYVNDWPRLLFAGIGFAGMAGTIPALYLFSGELFPTLGRNVGVSGVTTFARIASMVAPAIVSLDSVISDFPLMILAVISFAQIFMVLPLPETKDAPLPDTLEDAEKI, encoded by the exons ATGGTAACTGATTCGCCGCCCAAAGCAGAGGATATAACCACAAAAGTAATTGGAGATTTTGGAAAGTGGCAACTAAAAATCAGTATATTGATGGCAGTCTTGAAACTGCCTATTGCTTGGTATCAGTTGAATATAATCTTTATGGCTCCTCCACAAGATTTTTGGTGTGCTAAACCTGCCCCTTTTTCAAGATATTCTGATGAAGAATGGAGAAAAATTTGCATGCCC CATGTAGAGCCATACCCTTGCTTGATCTTTGATCCAGATTTGCTATCAATTGATACGAACATGGACAAGACTTTGATTCCTCTCGTACCATGTAAACAATTTGTGTACGACAAAAGCGTATTTACACGTACAATCACATCAGATTGGGATTTGGTATGCTCCAGACATTGGCTAACTCAT ctgTGCCAGTGCGTTATGATGTGGGGCATAGTAATAGGAGGGATAATTTTTGGAATATGGGCGGATAAATATGGACGGCAACCTCCTCTTATGATAGCAATTATTCTTCAGGGAACCACCAGTTTTATTGCTAGCGTACTGCCGTGGTACCCAGTATTCCTAGTTAATTGGTTTATTCTAGCATTAGCATCTGGTGGCATAGGAATCATATCATTTGTTATAAGTATGGAG GTGGTGAGTGGAAAGTGGCGTACTTTAATCCCAGTTATTTATCAATTGCCCTTTGGTTTTGGTAATGCAGTAATGGCAGGCCTGGCGTATTGGCTACGAGATTGGAGAAAGCTAGAATTTGCTTTAGCGACTCTTTCttcattatacatattatattggtTTTGGGTACCAGAATCGCCAAGATGGCTGTTGGCAACGGGTCGAACCGAAGAAGCCATTG CAATTTTGAAGGATGTTACAAGGTACAATGGAAAATATGTCAgtacaaaatatattagaaaattGGTCAATGAGCACcaagaacaaaaacaacaagATCCAGGATTCATGTCTTTTCTGAGATCAAAAAATATGAGACAAAAAACGTATTTGTTATCAATGAATTG GTTCTGCACTGGATTGGCTTTCTATactttttcacaatatttaGGTTCCCTaggaggaaacatttttatggCGGTAGCGACAACTGGGATTATTTCAACATTAGGAGGACTCACATGCATTTTTATAATATCCAAAGTCGGAAGGAAGACAACGGTTGGAATATACCAGTCGGTTACAGCCTCCTGCTTTGTATTGATATTGTTGATACCTAGGGGCTCGTATGTAAATGACTGGCCTCGGCTTTTGTTTGCTGGAATAGGTTTTGCAGGAATGGCG ggtACTATACCTGCTCTATATTTATTTTCGGGAGAATTATTCCCGACGTTAGGAAGAAATGTTGGAGTCAGCGGGGTGACCACATTTGCTCGCATTGCTTCGATGGTAGCCCCAGCCATCGTAAGTTTGGATAGTGTAATTTCGGATTTTCCGCTTATGATATTAGCTGTCATTTCGTTCGCTCAAATATTTATGGTCTTAccattacctgaaacaaaagatgCTCCTCTGCCAGACACTTTAGAGGATGCTGAGAAGATTTGA